One window of the Methanocaldococcus vulcanius M7 genome contains the following:
- a CDS encoding toprim domain-containing protein, whose translation MKRDEMFEKLLEVIEELKFEAEDKPIIVEGIKDVKSLKNLGIEGTFIVVAKTPIYLIADELIRRRVKEVILLTDYDRRGRVLAKAIIEEFRSRGIKVNTKIRNEIFIYTHSGIRDIESLYSYINKRLF comes from the coding sequence ATGAAGAGAGATGAGATGTTTGAAAAATTGTTGGAGGTCATAGAGGAATTAAAATTCGAGGCAGAGGACAAACCAATAATAGTTGAAGGAATAAAGGATGTAAAGAGTTTGAAAAATTTGGGAATTGAAGGGACATTTATAGTTGTAGCAAAAACTCCAATTTACTTAATTGCTGATGAACTAATAAGGAGGAGAGTTAAGGAAGTGATCTTATTAACTGACTACGATAGAAGAGGGAGAGTTCTTGCAAAGGCAATTATTGAAGAATTCAGAAGTAGAGGAATCAAGGTAAATACAAAAATCAGAAATGAGATTTTTATCTACACCCATAGCGGAATTAGGGATATAGAGAGTTTATATTCCTATATCAACAAGCGACTGTTTTGA
- a CDS encoding fumarylacetoacetate hydrolase family protein produces the protein MEINPTKIVCVGLNYVDHAKELNMELPDYPIIFLKPTSAIIYHEDYIIRPKVSNRVDYEVELAVVIGKKCKNVKKSEADEYIMGYTILNDITARDLQQKDGQWTRAKSFDTFCPIGPRIVKDIDPMNLNIECRVNGKIKQKSNTKNMIFDVYELVEFVSSIMTLYKGDIISTGTPPGVGELKNGDVVECEIENIGILRNYVKDE, from the coding sequence ATGGAAATTAATCCGACGAAAATTGTATGTGTTGGGTTGAATTATGTGGATCATGCAAAAGAACTTAATATGGAGCTACCTGATTATCCAATAATATTTTTAAAACCAACGTCGGCTATTATTTATCATGAAGATTATATCATTCGTCCGAAAGTGTCTAATAGAGTTGATTATGAAGTGGAATTGGCTGTTGTTATTGGAAAAAAGTGTAAAAATGTTAAAAAAAGTGAGGCAGATGAGTATATAATGGGATATACAATTTTAAATGATATTACTGCGAGGGATTTACAGCAGAAGGATGGACAATGGACAAGGGCAAAATCGTTTGATACCTTTTGCCCAATAGGTCCCAGAATTGTAAAGGATATAGATCCTATGAATTTGAATATTGAATGTAGGGTTAATGGCAAGATAAAACAAAAATCAAATACAAAAAATATGATCTTTGACGTGTATGAGTTAGTTGAATTCGTTTCTTCGATAATGACGCTTTATAAAGGAGATATTATATCAACAGGAACCCCTCCGGGTGTTGGAGAATTAAAAAACGGAGATGTGGTAGAGTGTGAGATTGAGAACATTGGAATCCTAAGAAACTATGTTAAGGATGAATAA
- a CDS encoding MraY family glycosyltransferase, which yields MMLIAISGVIAVISFVFSLFFSYFLIKRMVKFKYGFDLHKKDKIKVPEMGGLSPLFTNSLLIPYLSPIFLIPITTSGIIGIIDDIAKLSPKEKLILLFISGLFVGGIFYEYGEINSLSYIIGIAVGITIFSNLTNMLAGFNGLEIGMGVISSIFFSLILFLKGHILEGMLCLIFSCSYLGLLVFNKYPARIFPGDVGTLPIGAFLSTIAIVSNEVVPFIVIMLPYLLDASLKYYSAGVMSRDEHKPTKLGEDGRLYYAGGYLSLPRFILKYKPMKEPELVLIIWIVGIICGIFGILVSMFL from the coding sequence ATGATGTTGATTGCAATCTCTGGTGTCATAGCAGTTATATCATTTGTATTTTCATTATTTTTTAGTTATTTTTTAATTAAAAGGATGGTAAAATTTAAATATGGATTTGATCTGCATAAAAAAGACAAAATTAAGGTTCCAGAAATGGGAGGATTGTCTCCTCTTTTTACAAACTCTCTACTTATTCCTTATCTATCACCAATATTTTTAATTCCCATAACAACTTCTGGCATTATTGGAATAATTGATGATATTGCAAAACTTTCTCCAAAAGAAAAATTGATACTTCTATTTATATCTGGACTTTTCGTAGGAGGAATATTTTACGAATATGGGGAAATAAACTCTTTATCTTATATTATTGGTATTGCAGTTGGAATAACTATCTTTTCCAACTTGACTAATATGTTAGCAGGATTTAATGGTTTAGAGATAGGGATGGGTGTTATATCATCAATATTTTTTTCATTGATATTGTTTTTAAAAGGACATATTTTAGAGGGGATGTTATGTTTGATATTTTCTTGTTCATATCTTGGTTTACTTGTCTTTAATAAGTATCCTGCAAGGATATTTCCTGGGGATGTTGGAACATTGCCAATTGGTGCATTTTTATCTACGATAGCTATTGTTTCTAATGAAGTTGTGCCCTTTATTGTAATAATGCTTCCCTATTTGCTTGATGCATCTTTAAAATATTATAGTGCAGGAGTTATGAGTAGAGATGAGCATAAACCTACAAAGTTAGGAGAAGATGGACGATTATACTATGCTGGAGGATATTTATCCCTCCCACGTTTTATTCTAAAATACAAACCTATGAAAGAGCCAGAATTAGTTTTAATAATATGGATTGTAGGTATTATTTGCGGAATCTTTGGAATTTTGGTATCTATGTTTTTGTAG
- the rqcH gene encoding ribosome rescue protein RqcH codes for MKTEMTNVDVCGVILELQKLVNSRLDKAFLVERDNNRELILKLHVPEGGSRELVISVGKYKYITLTNYERDKPKIPPSFAMLLRKYLKNAKLVKIEQVNFDRIAILHFETREGIYKLIVELFGEGNVIFLNSEDTIISPLRVEIWSSRKIVPKEKYQFPPQKPLNPYNIEYSIAYEVFKDYFINNRGVECVRLISRVFGIGGLYAEEICERAGIDKKKKELSEEEIKVLFETSKELFNEVFNNRKPQIILKDGEHYDVVPVNLKKYEDLEKKYYESFLDAVDDYFAKFLTNVEVKKKKSKIEKEIERQENILKRQLETLERYKKDAEKNQIKGDLIYANYQIVENLLSAIKQAREKMDWARIKKIVKENKDHPILDLVEDIRENIGEIIVRLKADVGDKTIEERIPLDIRKNASENAERFYEKAKKLKHKVEGIKTAIELTKKKIEELKKKEEKTLGEEIPEMKKKKRKERKWYEKFKWTVINGFLVIAGKDAITNEILIKKYTDKDDIVFHANIQGAPFTVIKTQGRDVDEETLEEVAKFSVSHSKAWKLGYGAIDTYWVKPEQISKTAESGEYLKRGAFVIRGERHYYRNTPLELGIGVLEYDGDLKITTAPPKALKKHFIKWVLLKPSNKEKGKVVKELKELFKEYDVDDEEILRVLPPGGCEIVK; via the coding sequence ATGAAAACCGAGATGACAAATGTAGATGTGTGTGGAGTTATTCTCGAATTACAGAAACTTGTTAATAGCAGGTTGGATAAGGCCTTTTTAGTTGAAAGGGATAACAATAGAGAGTTAATATTAAAGCTTCACGTTCCAGAAGGTGGAAGTAGAGAACTTGTAATAAGTGTTGGTAAATATAAATATATAACATTAACAAACTATGAGAGAGATAAACCTAAAATACCTCCATCATTTGCCATGTTATTAAGAAAGTATCTAAAAAACGCAAAATTAGTAAAAATTGAGCAAGTGAATTTTGATAGGATTGCAATACTTCACTTTGAAACAAGAGAGGGAATTTATAAATTAATTGTCGAGCTTTTTGGAGAAGGAAATGTAATATTCCTAAATTCTGAAGATACAATAATATCTCCTCTCAGAGTTGAGATATGGAGTTCCAGAAAGATCGTTCCAAAAGAAAAATACCAATTTCCACCACAAAAACCACTCAACCCTTATAACATTGAATATTCGATTGCCTATGAGGTCTTTAAAGATTATTTCATAAATAACAGAGGGGTTGAGTGCGTTAGGTTGATTTCGAGAGTTTTTGGGATAGGAGGGCTTTACGCTGAAGAAATTTGTGAGAGGGCAGGGATTGACAAGAAAAAAAAGGAGTTAAGCGAAGAAGAAATAAAAGTCCTATTTGAAACATCAAAAGAACTATTCAATGAAGTATTTAACAATAGAAAGCCACAGATTATCTTAAAGGATGGAGAGCATTATGATGTTGTGCCGGTAAACCTAAAAAAGTATGAAGATTTAGAGAAAAAATATTATGAAAGTTTTTTAGATGCAGTAGATGATTACTTTGCTAAATTTTTAACAAACGTTGAGGTAAAAAAGAAAAAGTCAAAAATTGAAAAAGAAATTGAAAGACAAGAAAATATACTAAAAAGACAATTAGAAACATTAGAGAGGTATAAAAAAGATGCTGAAAAAAACCAGATCAAAGGAGATCTAATCTATGCAAATTATCAAATAGTTGAAAATTTACTTTCTGCTATAAAACAAGCAAGAGAAAAAATGGATTGGGCAAGGATTAAAAAAATAGTTAAAGAAAATAAAGATCATCCAATATTGGATCTTGTAGAAGATATAAGGGAAAACATAGGGGAGATAATCGTCAGATTAAAAGCAGATGTTGGAGATAAAACAATAGAAGAAAGAATTCCACTTGATATAAGAAAAAACGCATCTGAAAATGCAGAGAGATTTTATGAGAAGGCAAAAAAACTTAAACATAAAGTAGAGGGTATAAAAACTGCCATAGAACTAACAAAGAAAAAGATAGAAGAACTTAAAAAGAAAGAAGAAAAAACACTTGGAGAAGAAATCCCAGAAATGAAGAAAAAGAAAAGAAAAGAGAGAAAATGGTATGAAAAGTTTAAATGGACAGTTATTAATGGATTTTTGGTTATTGCTGGGAAGGATGCAATAACAAATGAGATTCTCATTAAAAAATATACAGACAAAGATGATATTGTATTTCACGCAAATATTCAAGGGGCTCCATTTACAGTAATAAAAACGCAGGGTAGAGATGTAGATGAAGAAACATTGGAGGAGGTTGCTAAATTCTCTGTTTCTCATTCAAAAGCATGGAAGCTTGGATATGGGGCAATTGATACTTACTGGGTTAAGCCAGAGCAAATTTCCAAAACAGCTGAGAGTGGGGAATATTTAAAAAGAGGGGCGTTTGTTATACGAGGAGAAAGGCACTATTATAGAAATACTCCTTTAGAGTTAGGAATTGGGGTCTTAGAATATGATGGGGACTTAAAAATAACAACTGCCCCTCCAAAAGCGCTGAAAAAGCATTTTATTAAGTGGGTGTTGCTAAAACCATCCAACAAGGAAAAAGGAAAAGTTGTTAAAGAGTTAAAGGAGTTGTTTAAAGAATATGATGTAGACGATGAAGAAATATTAAGGGTTTTACCGCCGGGAGGATGTGAGATTGTTAAATAA